The window GCGTTCCAGGCCTGGAATCCCCACTCCTGCAGGAAGTAGGGGTACCCCCTGGTGCGCTCCACGATCATCTGCAGGGCGTCGTCGGTGATCGACTCGCCTTCGTCGGCCAGCGGTTCCCTTATCGCCTCGGCCGCAGCCGCCGCATCCAAGGCCCCGATGGCGGTGAAGTCGAAGAGCCTCTCTGCGTACGATTTGGCATTGCCCGACAGGCCGGCCACCTGGGGCAACCCGGCCCCCAGCAGGATGATCGGCAGCCTTCTCTGGTTCAGCCGGTGGATGGCGACGATGAGGGCAGAGAGTTCTTCCGTCGACAGGTACTGGATCTCGTCGACGAGCAGCGTTACCCCGCGTTGGGCCGAGGCAGCCGCCTCGCCCACGCGGACGAGCAGCTCGCTCAGGTCGTACTCGAGGATGCCGCTGTCGGCTGTGCCGGGCTCGGGGTCGACCGAGATGGTGACCTCGCCGACCGAGAGCTCGAAGGCGCTGGCGAAGGCGCGCAGTACCCTCAACGCGCGGTGGGCCGAGGCCCGCGCCTTCTCGATCACCGACAGCTTGCGCAGCACCTGATGGATCCGCGGGTAGAGGAGCTCGGCGAGACTGCCATCCTCGGGCGCCTCGATGAAGGCCGTGAGGTGGCCCTCCTGCTCGGCGAGGAGTTCGAAGCGGTTGAGCAGCACCGTCTTGCCGCTGCCCCGCAGGCCCAGCAGGACGAGGGAGCGGGCGTGCTTGCCGGCGCTGACCCGACGCAATGTGGTCGTGGCCCGGGCGAGGATCTCGTCCCGTCCGGCCAGCTCCGGCGGCTGGGAGCCGGCACCTGGAGCGAACGGATTGCGTACCGGGTCCACGCCTCAATGTATCAGAGTATAGGTTTGTATATGCAGTTCGAGCTATACACGGTTATATTTCGGTATACGGTCCCTCCCCTAGTCGTGACTGCACAGCGGTGCCGGCAGCGTCAAGGTCCCAGCGACATCCGGTGGGAACGAAAGAACGGCCCGTCCTGAACTGCGGACGGGCCGTAAAAGCGACGAGACGGGATCACTAGCGGAAGATCCCCTTTGGCAGGCAGGCAGAGACGACCCAGTTGGGGGCGTCGACGACCTCGCTGATCTTTAGGTTGACCGCCACGCTGCAGAGCGCGTAGGCGAGTTGCAGCTCGAGCGCGTACTCACGCCCCATATGTTCGATCATCGAGCGGACCGCGTCCCGGGCAGCGGCCATCAGGTCGGGAGCGACGCCGGTGGTTACGAAGAACCCCTTGGCGCCCTCGCGATCGTGCGCTCCCGGGGCGACGTCGTACTG of the Trueperaceae bacterium genome contains:
- a CDS encoding ATP-binding protein produces the protein MDPVRNPFAPGAGSQPPELAGRDEILARATTTLRRVSAGKHARSLVLLGLRGSGKTVLLNRFELLAEQEGHLTAFIEAPEDGSLAELLYPRIHQVLRKLSVIEKARASAHRALRVLRAFASAFELSVGEVTISVDPEPGTADSGILEYDLSELLVRVGEAAASAQRGVTLLVDEIQYLSTEELSALIVAIHRLNQRRLPIILLGAGLPQVAGLSGNAKSYAERLFDFTAIGALDAAAAAEAIREPLADEGESITDDALQMIVERTRGYPYFLQEWGFQAWNAANDSPIGVADVELASERAVERLDEGFFRVRFDRLTPKEREYVIAMARSGDGPYRSSEVAQALGQSVQSLGPRRAKLIRKGMIYSPAHGDIAFTVPMFEDFLRRTVRPPRADP